The genome window GTTAGTCATAATTGGCATTCCAAGTCTCCAACAAGATATATTTAATCTGTTGCATGTACTTATATGATATCTTTTGTAAATCACTCATTACAAAggttttcttttgcttttctctctcttttaggCCAGAGTTGGAACATCTGCTAAAACATAATTTCTTGCAATAAAGCTTGCACCTCAACTTGCTTTTCTTTCTAGGATATCTTGTTTTGAATGTGCAGCATTATTTGATCGTTCAATAGCTATCTTTCCCTTTACTAAATCTCCATTAGCATTGTGGCATTCCTTATTCTTGTTGGCCTAATGATGATTGCGATAGCATTATATGCCTGCTTGAGATTTCATAGCACAATGATTTTAGTTCTccttttgatgattatgataGCATTATCAGCCTTGGTTGAACTCAACTTTTCTTGTATGTCGACTCATTTAGTTTTATTTCATCAGGAAAAGGCTGAGAGGAGAAGGCAGATGCCTTATCACATGCACATTAACCTTGAGCTCCTTGAAGCGACTCACCTGATATGTGCAATGCTTCTTGAGGTCCCCAACATGGCTGCTACCACATATGATCCAAAGCGCAAGCCTATTAGCAAGACATTCAGGAGGCTTCTTGAAGTGAGTCAGAGGCAGACATTTGTTGGTCCTCCTGAGAACGTAAGGGACCACGCCATGGCTGCCACAAGAGCCTTGACCAAGGGAGACTACCAGAAAGCTTTCAATGTCATCAACTCTCTTGACGTCTGGAAGCTCCTTAGAAACCGAGAAAGTGTGCTAGAGATGGTGAAGTCCAAGATCAAGGAAGAGGCTTTGCGGACTTACCTCTTTGCATTCTCGTCCTGCTATGATTCATTGAGTTTGGGCCAGCTTACTTCAATGTTTGACCTCTCTGAGGTCCATGTCCATAGCATCGCTAGTAAGATGATGATTATGGATGAGCTGCATGCTAGCTGGGACCAACCAACAAAGTGCATCGTCTTCCACAATGTGGAGCAAACCAGGCTGCAGGGTCTACTCTTCCAGATGGCAGATAAGCTTGTAATTCTGGCTGAAAACAATGAGAGGGCATTTGAGGCGAGGACCGGCGGGGGCCTTGAAGGTCTTCCACCAAGACGTCGAGAGGGTCAGGACTATACCGGCTCAGCATCTGGCAGATGGCAAGACGGCTCTGGTTCTGCCTCGCAAGGTAGGCAGGGTGGTGGCTATGGAGGACGCGTTGGATATGGCGGCAGGACAGGGGGTTCTGCACAAGCAACTGGCGGAGGTTATCAGAGAGATCGCAGCGGACAGGGCTCACGGGGTGCTGGTGGCTACTACGGGAGTGCTGGGAGGGCAGCTGCGAGAGGTTCACAGTTGGAAGCTTCTGCAGGCATGGTCAATCTCAGCAGAGGTGGTAGAATTTAGTGCCGGAGACAATACAGTAGATCGATCCAAAAGAACGTAAAGCAAGCCCCCCGGTTTTTGGTCATCATTTTGCTCCTATTGCTTGGAAGATACTCTCATTGACTGTTATATTACCCTACCCATTAGGTTTCCATTGAACTAATATCTCTTTTTTTATTCGATGTACTGTGGATCGTGAGAACTTATTATGACTTGCGTTTTCTTGGTGAAATTTGTTGTTCATGTCTGTTCTCAATATTCATAATTTCCTTTACTTTTTCTGAAATAAATCCTTGATGCCAACATTGAATCTAAGCCTGCTTTTACTTGTGCTGAGGTGGGTTAAGAAGATCTTCATTACGGATAATGTTAAGAAGATCTTAAATCCTTGATGTCAGCAGTGACTGTTCTTCATCATGCATCTTTTGATTCCTTAATTTGGTAGTCACCGGAGTAATTATTCCCAGAAAAAAATATAGATAATTAATATTGGGTTCAGAAGAGATAAAAGTATTCATTTAATGGTGCAAAAAGGTGATTGATATAAAAAATCTCAGATGATTGGAACAACTTATCGTGTGTTATTGGTGACCACAAAAACTATATATTACCGCTAGAAGAGATCTGATGTCATGATTATGGTCAGTATGAGTACCATCAATCGAGTATTTGTAACTCTACAGAAGAAGAGTTGGTGGCAGGCAGCCATCGCAAGTCGAAAAAAAATGTAACACAGTTTGTTCTTTCTTGCAGACTTAAATCTTCTACGGGATCTTTTTCCTCCATAATATTCTTCTTAGCAGTCAATTCATCTTCAGGCAAAAGCAGCCTTCATTTTGAGATGTGGCACGGCGTGGACGCCGAGATGAGATCAGGAAGCACAATGGCATATTCCAACGCCACTATTGGCCTTTGCCATGATTTCTCACGACAAGGATATATCTATAGTTGACAGGTCTCCCACGACTCTCCCATCTCCAATATTCTCCGGTCTTCTCGCCAAAGATTCGTCCAAGGATCTAAGTGGATAAAAAATAATAGAGTTGGATCTCCTCACGTTTCTCCTGTCGCCCCATTGGACAAAGACGGTAATGCCCAGTGGCCAGTGGTTAGGGATAAAGATTTGGACCTCACCATGGCAACAAACACTGCACTCGACAAGAACACATGATTCTTTTTCCTCGACCACAACAGCACTACACTGCACTCATCTGTTCAACTTGTTATCCTCCTCTGTGCAAATGGGGAGGAAGACCAGATGCAGAATCTGTGCAAGGGAAGAGAACCATCAGATGTGCATGCCTCCTGCTGCCAAATTCATGTTGGGTTTAGGGTTTCATGGACATGGAGGAGGCTGCTGTTCGATGAAGTGGTCCTTGTCTCTGAAAAGTTCCTGGAAAATGATCCATGGGGATGAATTTGCATTCTAGGGTTCCAAATGCATGGGGTAAACCTAGAAAATGACATAACGTTAGAAGGAAAACATGAGCCGTGTCGGATTATGTATCTGTTATGGTCTacaaagaagagaaaaggaagaaagaaatacTTTTAGGGGATATTTACAATGGAAAGGATGAATTGATTTCTGCCTACCAACTCTGCTTAAGGTGTAAGTCGATTATTTAGACATCTGAACCATTATGATTATTTTGTTCCTCGTAAAAAAGTTCCTAAAGCTTTCCACAGCCGGTGGTGTCTCCACTTCTTCATGCAATAAATCCTCCTCCTCGATTACCAAAACCCAGTTCAGCCAATTTCCGATACTTCATGCGAGAACTTACTTGCTCGGCTCCTGCAGAAGAGATGTATCATTCAGAGAGCCCCTTCAAATGACACTCCAAGGTCTGTATGTTTGTGTGGCTCTGCTGATGCATGGACAAGGCCTTGAAGCAGTTTTATGACATCGACTATATCATCAAGATAGTACTTAGCCTTGCTCGGCTTCTTGCCAACAGTGCAGGCAAAGACTTCAGCTAATGCTGGAACCAATGCCTCATTTGTGGAACTAATGATGCTCTCAAACATGTCTTCATCAGACTGGTCATCACCAATGCACAATATGAAATCCGGTGGCTTTCCGGTTCTCAACATGGTCGACAAAAGGTTTTCAACCACCACGCCTTTGCTTATCCCCTGCAAATGATCCCCCATATGATCTAGTTGTTAGTTGCTGTTGTCCAAATCAATTTAACAGAAGAAACAAGAAGTCATGTTTAAAAAAACTGCATCTaactaaaaaaaggaagaaacaacTGAACCAATTCAACACATGGCTCTACAGAGGTCCTgatttgtttaaaaaaaatatggcaACAAAAGGTGTGGGCACAATAAGACTGTCATATGCATTCAGATATATGTTTTGCCACACATGGTGATGGACAGAAATTGTCTGAAGTCAATCCTAATCCATACCCCATTATTTGAAATTGTTACTTATTAGACCGTGAACATGTTATGGATGTGACATTGATGGTTATTCTTTTGGTTGGACTGGAAGCAAACAACTAAAGCAAGGTGGCAGAACCAAAAATCCATGTTACTCCTCCATACCTGGGGGTTCACCTCCACTATATGCTGGCCCCTTTTCACAACGACAGGCTCGTTGGCAAGCACGTTTTCTAGGTGATCAAGGAGTTCTTTTGCCTGGCAAGATCCAAAATCTGGATCAGCATCTTGGTGATGCCAAACTAAGCCGCTTTCTTTGAATTCAATGCTGGATCCATCCGTTGCCTCAGTGTACAGCCTCATTACAGGTTCCGCAATCTTCTTCCAATTAAAATCTGTAGCTAGCATGAATGATTCCCATGGAGAATCCCGATTCCACCTAATAGCAACGAAACATAGCCCAACAATAATCTGTTAGCCATTAAACAGTGACAACTCCATACAAATTTTATAGCCTGGAGATACTTAGCAATAGCATTATAGTGCCACCAATCAGTTCAGTATCCTCCATATATGGTTAAACATAATTTATTTCACAAGACAGTTCATAATGTCGTTGGTGCTTATGTGCATAGTTTAAAGGATTTTCAAGTATTTCTTATGTTCCACTTGAACTTCTAAATAGCAAACTATGACCATGTCATCTAATTTGATTACATGGAATGCCAAAACAATATTTGGTTCACGACAATCACAAGAATTTGCTACGATCATTCTATATGATTtacatcatcatgcaatcttccaTGTACATATCAGAATGGAAATAAAGTGATAATTTAATGTGATTTTCAACAAGCACATTACTGGTCTAGTAGACTTATAACTCCCTATAGAGGAATATATGAGTTCCTGTAAGTCAAATCAGTTTGTATCTGAACTGTCTACCTGTGTGCAAGACACTGTACTTTCTTTTTTAATATCTGATTTTACTCGGTTTCAAAATTGAAGTGATAACCAACAAAAAGATCAGTATAGAACAAGGTACTAAGggtactaaaaattataataagaatTGAATATGAGTGATTACCTTGTAAAATAGCCATGTTCAGCAGAGATTCCTAACTTCTCACAAGGGGCAAACCACTTGCTCAGCTCATCCTTCCCTCTACCACTGACCACAAAGACTATGTTCTTCGGGTCGCTGCATaattcattcaaaactgaaatcaCCTCGTCACTTGGGCCTTTGTCGACGGAAGTCTGAGGCATCATCGTCCCATCATAATCAAGCAAAATGAGTCTACTATTTGTATTCCTGTATGCTGAGACTATGTGCTCGACTGATAGCTTTCTGAAATTGGGACCCAGTGCAACTACTCGGAAGCTCATCCCAAACCCAATGCCCCAACATCTCCTGAGGAAATGGTCCTTGCAAGCCCGCTGCAAATCCTGATCAAAAGACCTTGCCCAGTAAGAAACATCATGAGAGCTAACATACTTGTAGTGTTTCTCGTGCCGCAACTGCTTCTCAACCTCTGGCATTGTGATGGCCAAATACATTGCATCTGCTACAGCATCCACGTTCCATGGATTTACCCGAATAGCTCCGCTTAGGGACGGTGAGCACCCGATGAACTCTGAAACCACAATCACACTCTTCTTTGGAACACCTCCAGGAGCAGGGCTGCATTGTCGACACACTGTGTATTTGTAGGGTACCAAATTCATACCATCCCTCACCGGGTTCACCACACAGCACTCTGCCATGGCATAGAAGGCTGCCTTCTCATGTGTCTGCACAGTGCGATCGATCAGCACAATGGGCTCATATCCAGGCTTTCCAAACCTTTCGTTGATCCTCCTTGTGATGGAACGGGCCTCTTCCTGGACCTCCTGAACATCTCTCCCTTGGCTCCTGGGAGGGTTGGCGATCTGGACCAGCACAGCCCGTCCCCTTAATTCCCGATGCTCCTCCAACAGCTGCTCCATCGCCAAGAACTTCAAGCCTATACCTTTGAAGAGATCGACGTCATCAACCCCAAGTATCAAGATCTGATCTGAATACTTCTCCTTGAGTTCCTGAATCTTTGCGGTCGTCTCCGATGAAGATATCACCGATTCAAGCTGGCCCAAGTCAATCCCGACAGGAAGGATCTTGACGGTGACAGTCCGGCCATAGTACTCGATGCCGATATACCCTCTCTTGGACTGGTAGTCGAGGCCAAGCAGTCGGGAGCAAGAGGAGAGGAAGTGGCGGGCGTAATCGAAGGTGTGGAAACCGACAAGATCACTGTTGAGGAGGGCCCGCAGGAGCTCGTCGCGGACCGGGATGGTACGAAAGATCTCAGAGGAAGGGAAGGGAGAGTGGAGGAAAAATCCAAGCTTTACTCTAGGAGAGCGCCTGCGTAGGAAGGTGGGGAGGGCGAGGAGGTGGTAGTCGTGGATCCAGACGAAATCATCGTCCGGGTTGAGGAGCTCGATGAGGCGCTCGGCGAAGAGCTTGTTGGCAGAGAGGTAGGAAAGCCAGAGGGTGCGGTCGAAGGCGAGGCCACCGGTGGAGGAGGGCGACAGGGGGAGAAGGTAGTGGAGGAGGGGCCAGAGGTAGTGCTTGCAGAAGCAATGGTAGAAGCGGTGGTGGAGGTCGGCAGGGAGGAAGACGGGGAGGCAGCGGAATCTGGCGTAAAGGAGTTGGGAGACGGCGGCGCGGTGGGCGGGGCCGACGGCGGCAGGGAGGGTGCCGACGTGGAGGACTTCGGCGTCGGGCGGGAGGCCAGATCGGAGCTGGAGCCCGAGAGCGTCGGGGTCCCAGGCGAATGCCAGCCCGGAGGACTCCGCGGGATCAGCGGCGACGCGGAGGGGGAGGCGGTGGGCGACGACGATCCGCCGGTCGCGGGCCGGCGTGGGTGAGAAGGAGGAGAGCTGGTCGTCATCTCCAGGAGCggcgtcggcgtcggcgtcggACATGAGGAGAGCGGGGGGCAGTCGGGGAGGGCGGCGAGGGTCGGGCTCGTCGGCAGCGACGTCGAGGAGGTTGGAAGATGAGATGGAAGGCATGGCCGTAGTGCCGCGATTAGGGTTCGCTATCGGTGGGTGTTAcagagggggaggaggaaggagagaggcGGAAGCATTTGATGCGACGAGGTTTACCACAATGTGTCATCTCTGGGATCaccgtgatatatatatataggaaaggGGCGGATAGGCGGAATAAGGTATCCCTGCGAGGATATCTCCTGCATTGGAGTCATCTCTGAAGGATGGATAGAGGAGAGGCGATAGGAATACGGAGGCGGAATAAAGAGGGAAAGAGGATAAACTCGGAAGACGCTATCCATCCATCGATGCATCCATCCGATACAACTTCTCCATAAATTCGGTAAAATTGTGCCCTTGCATGGATCAGATTTGCCCTAATAAATCCAAAATCTACATAGAGGTAAGAATTGACTGTGGCTCATAACACGCACTGTTTGGTCCGGATTGGGTAGAGGGAATCGATGTGGGGGGATTAAGAGTGTGGATGGAGCCGTGTGGGACAGGCGTTAGGAAGGACCCGTGCAATGTTGGGCTGGATGATTCATTAAAGTCACGTGTGTTCTCATTGTCCAGTTGTCTCTGTCGCATGCTTTGGGTTTCCCACCCGTCCATCGATTTATCATGCCATTTTTATCCTGCATCTACCACTCCAtctatccacgtttaatctaaacAATTACAATTACAATGATTATAATATGAGTTCCAAACTCATTtcttaattttttgttttctgtaAAATGCGTTGGATTAAGTCCTTAAAAGGACACAAGAGTGAGAGGGGTGGTAGAAGAGTCGGGAGGGAGGCGCGCGGATAATTACGTGCACCTCCTCGAAGACTGCGCACCTTATCCGACACGTGTCGGTGGGGGTAAGTGTGCAAAGGACGCGTTCGGTGAAAGTACGTACCTAATTCTCCGCGAGAGAGCCACGTAGGACGGGAAGGCTTTCGGGTCGTGGCAAGATAGGATCGGCCGGCCGAGCAATGGGACGATCCAAGTGGGCCCAGAGTGGTGGACCCTTTCCTCCAACATCGCGTGCCGGGATCGGATTGAACGGATAGACTTGCGCGTCCGTTCCGCGTCCCCGCATAGAGCTTCTATGCGGGAAGCATTGCTCGCCTGGATCGTCGAAGTCGTCGAGCAGGGAAGAGGCATCCTCCCATTCGCAGTCGACGGTGGGTTCACGAACCGGAAGATGCCATGTTCCCTGGCTCGGCAGTGCACGAGGTAGCCGCCACACGCATCATCCTCATCCTTACCCCGCACGGCACAACACGTCACCACCGATGAGGCCTACCCACGTTATCCATAACAAGGCTTCCATTTCCTCGAGGCAAAATACAAAAAACACAACATAGTAGGtttgagatataaaaaaaaaatgatagaggAATTAAGTGAAGAATAAATTGTAATACTTCAACGATTAGTCAGATCCAGACACGAACAGCGATTAGTCTATCATTTTCATACATGACTTTGTAAATCCTAAGGTAGTTATGGCAAATTCAGTGAAAAAAAATGCATCGGATGACCAATTAGGAAGCTGACGCTTGTCCATGTTCTTAATCGTCTTCAGAGGTCACACATTTGTTTGGCGATTTAGGTGGTATGTTTTACGAACTACATATCCTACCTAACACACCTACCTTTCTTATGTGTCGTATGAATATCTTCGAAATTAATGGAAGAGGTAGAGGTGTGCATTGGATCAAATACCTTGTGCACCTTATTAGTCTCTGTCGTTTTCGACGACATCGAGGGTAAGATTAAAGAGGAGGCAAAGTTACATAGATATTATAAATTATAGAAACCCTACATGCTACGTTTCGTCGCCGGACAAGGGACACGAATCCCCAAACTGGTGCACTCCTCGTCCACTGGGTGCGCGACACGTCTCCCATTCATATCAAGAATAATGGCCGGCAGGATTAGGTCAAAATCATGTGTCACTCGATCACGGAGAATGCATGCACTTCTCAACTTCAACTACAAATTATGACTTTCATACGAGGTCATACAACAATCCTTTTGATTTATCTCTCGGGAGAACACGCTGAGAAAAGAGACTCAAGATAAGGGGGCATGAATGATAGATACGAGACGAGAAAGTTGGATGAGGGGGAGACGGTTTCGTCCACATGTCGAAGTAAAAGAAGTCTCAGAGATAAATATTGACCGCTTTCCAACCTCATCCAAGAAAAGATGGCCCTGCGAATCTTCCACCAGCAACAAGTCAACAACCATGTCGTGAACATAAAGACAAGTGccgttctctgttcttccaccatTAAAAAGTGCTTTTCACTTGTGCACGTATCGACCACTGCTCCGTCGCTTTTTACGTTGTACCATTCATTAACTTGGGATGATTTTATTAACGTGCACACCTCCTTCGAACATTGACACCTATCGACTTTTTAGGGTAGTTCCTATGTCCTCATTTTTAGGAGGGGGCATCGATATAGGTTTCCCAATATTCGATTCGTATCCAAGTAGTTTAATTAGGACGAATCTGCCACTTCCTATAAAAATTATTGGGTCAAACCTTCACATGTCAAAATATTGGGTCAAACCTTTCTTGCACTCGATATTTACTGATCTGATCAAGTACTGGTAAAGAAATCATAACTCCTATATCACTTGAAATCTATAATTATCATTGGTACCAAGATTAGGAGTTGTTACTGGACAAGTATCAACAATTTTGGTGGACCATTTGGATCTATGaagtccaaggactacccaactTTACAAAGGACTACAGGCGTCATGTACTTAAATGTGATTTAAGATAATTTTCCTGATAAAACTTCTGCCTAATCCTCCTCAGCTCCATACCCCTCATCAAGagattaaaacaaaataaaaaagggaGTGGCCATATCTGCAAATCACAAACAAATGTCATGAAAACCACCCGAAAATCATGGAAAGCGTGCAATGCCCACATACAAGATCCCCACACTCTACCCACCAGTTCCCTGGTCATTGGCTATCTAGCTTTTGTCAACAAATGATTCAACCTCCTTGCCGCTTTTCATTcttgttcaaatccaaagaagatAAGACTGCCTACTTGTCCGGGAGATTCAACTCCCATGTGTTGGCATTAATGGTGGAGAAAAACGTGGACCTTTACACTGTCAGGGTGGGGTTCCTCTCTCTTCCCCCCCATCCCCCACCCCCCACCTCCCCTCCACACATCTGATCCATGGAGGACTTGTACCGAAACCAGGAAATATCTGGAACGGAGCTCGCATTCGTGGCTTAACAGCAGCAAGTGAAAGGCAAAAAGGGACGGAAGAACAGAAACAGGTTGAAGTGCCTAACTTTTGGGTGTCACTTGGGGCATGGTCTTAacttgtcatgaaagataagagcaAAGTGTAGAAGTCCAAAAGCCAGTAATGTATCGGAAGCTAAATGTTCAAGACAAGCACGATGGGAACATGGGCTTTAAGTCCAGACTAGATGGAAATTAAATGTTGAAGCTAAACATCCGAAAATACTCCAGCTGAGTCAATAAATTGTGTTATAAGACTTAAGTTCATACTAGACCTTGGGAAGAATTTGCTACACCAGAAACAGATATAATTGAAATTTCTCATGAACTCCAAACCCAAAACCTTGAGAGCAAATAATTAGCATCAAATCAGCACAAAGAGGAATTTCAATACGTGGCATGAAATTGACAGATATCAGAATTCCTAGAAGTCAATGTAAACAGAATCTAAGAAGTCAACGCCTAATTGATATACTGAACGAACTCACCTTCATTGCACTGGTCGAGCAGTCTCCAGAGAGTCGCTCACCACAAACTTGTAACAGTAGCAGCTCTTCGTGGTTGCTGTCCACAACTGCAGCTAGATGTCTCTCCTGTTTACCACTTTCAATCACCTGGATGCATAAAGAATCACAAAATCATCAAGCAGAAATTCAAGCTGCTTATAGAGGATGAGTGGAGACAAGTTAAAAAATAATGTAATCATATCAAAAGAAAAAGTCAGGAGGAATTCCAGTAAATGATGGAAAAAGACAGATAAAACAGAAATGCTTGCAACTGCCAGAAGTCTCAGCAGGAGTACGACCCACTGTTTCAAAAACAAACGGAAAAGAAAATTTATATTGCTTGCTTCTGCAGAGATCATTTGtcaatttatttgataaatggcATGACATATTATACATTATTTGTCAAATTTATCGTAGAGTGATGTACTATTGTTGACTAAAACGATATAAGTTGGTAGCTAACAGAACATAGATACACTTTGGTCTGTAGATTTTGCTTCTTCAGGACCCAGTACCGTGAGCCCTTACAAATACAATGTTCCATACGGATCTTCAATATCTTTCAATGTTTGCCTGGACAGCAACCAAATCTCCAGAGAACATTTACACAGGACCACATTGAATCTTTCTATTGTTTGCTTAGACATTAGCCAAATCTATGTGAAGCATTCACATAGGACCACATTCTCACTTGTCACTACCAAATATTGGTGAAGCTCCACAAACAACTTATAGTTTGTAATAATAACAAAAATTTATCTGCCACATCAGCAAGCAAACAGATACCCTCTTTTCTTCTGATGAGATAGATGAGCTTAAAGACACTAAAGGTGTTGATGATTTAGCTTCATGGTGAGACCTGATAGAGTCTTGGGACTTAAACTATGCATGAAATGTATATCCTAAAATATATTTTCCAAATTAACCACCAATCTCCGCTTCATCTTATCCTGAAGTGCATTTCCTCATGACATTCTTTAAAGTTTAATCTGAGCTTTTCTCTTAGCTATGTCAACCAACAAATTTCTGATATCAGCAGTACCTTTCTAAAATCCACTTTATGAGCCTTTTACTTGTCTTAATTGCCGAAGATATTCTTGATACAGTGATCAGCTCAGACCCACTCCTACAACTATGAAACTGAAATATATAACTCATTCACAACGCAAATGAATTCCAGCACACCAACAAAACGTGGGCATTGAGTCCTTTTTATGCCAGTCATTAGGTGTCAGTTCAAGGAGATGAATTTATCACTTTCTTATTATAACACACTGACCAAAAAAATGTCTATGCAAGGATTGTCATGAAATCAAAGCTTATATTACTTATCAAACCATTTATGATGATCTAAATACTTTTGGTGGTTCCTCTGTCATCTGTAAGTTTGTAAATATTCTCAGAAATCCATTAGGTGAAGCAGAATACTCAAAAGGGTAACAACTTTTGAAATATTATACTCTCCAATACAACAATTATAGATTGATGTGGGCACCCAAATCATTGATGTCCAATGAACACTTCTAATCTCAAGCATAACTAAAAACAAGACTGTTTAAAATGACAAGAAGCAATTCTAGAAGTAATAAATGCTCAGATTTATATCAAACATTGATCTTACCATGTTCTAATAAAATATAGACAATTAGATCAATGAAGGCCAGAAATCATCTACCAAGTACGACCTTAAAGGGCCAATACCTAATAGTCAACCAACTTTATGAACCCAAACAAAAGACAGGGCAGCATCATCTCaagcaaaaaaattcaaaaatgaaaTGCAGATAGAAAGATTTTGGAGGTCTCATATCTCAACTTAAAAAGGGTAATAATAATGACAGTGTGCATCCTGTTTCATAGCCCGTAGTGTATGGGCTTCAAGTTAAGTTCTATTATGAGAACAAACCAATCTGTCACTTGACAACAGTAAATATCGGCTTAATCATTATGTCTAATTAGTGTTCTTTTATTTCTCCTTTCTTACTAAGAAAAGAAGTTTAAAATATGCTTGCAAATATCTCAGCCTTCTTTCTAAACTATGGAGCAACATACAAGAATGAAACATCAATCTGACTAAAC of Musa acuminata AAA Group cultivar baxijiao chromosome BXJ2-3, Cavendish_Baxijiao_AAA, whole genome shotgun sequence contains these proteins:
- the LOC103976901 gene encoding probable alpha,alpha-trehalose-phosphate synthase [UDP-forming] 9 gives rise to the protein MPSISSSNLLDVAADEPDPRRPPRLPPALLMSDADADAAPGDDDQLSSFSPTPARDRRIVVAHRLPLRVAADPAESSGLAFAWDPDALGLQLRSGLPPDAEVLHVGTLPAAVGPAHRAAVSQLLYARFRCLPVFLPADLHHRFYHCFCKHYLWPLLHYLLPLSPSSTGGLAFDRTLWLSYLSANKLFAERLIELLNPDDDFVWIHDYHLLALPTFLRRRSPRVKLGFFLHSPFPSSEIFRTIPVRDELLRALLNSDLVGFHTFDYARHFLSSCSRLLGLDYQSKRGYIGIEYYGRTVTVKILPVGIDLGQLESVISSSETTAKIQELKEKYSDQILILGVDDVDLFKGIGLKFLAMEQLLEEHRELRGRAVLVQIANPPRSQGRDVQEVQEEARSITRRINERFGKPGYEPIVLIDRTVQTHEKAAFYAMAECCVVNPVRDGMNLVPYKYTVCRQCSPAPGGVPKKSVIVVSEFIGCSPSLSGAIRVNPWNVDAVADAMYLAITMPEVEKQLRHEKHYKYVSSHDVSYWARSFDQDLQRACKDHFLRRCWGIGFGMSFRVVALGPNFRKLSVEHIVSAYRNTNSRLILLDYDGTMMPQTSVDKGPSDEVISVLNELCSDPKNIVFVVSGRGKDELSKWFAPCEKLGISAEHGYFTRWNRDSPWESFMLATDFNWKKIAEPVMRLYTEATDGSSIEFKESGLVWHHQDADPDFGSCQAKELLDHLENVLANEPVVVKRGQHIVEVNPQGISKGVVVENLLSTMLRTGKPPDFILCIGDDQSDEDMFESIISSTNEALVPALAEVFACTVGKKPSKAKYYLDDIVDVIKLLQGLVHASAEPHKHTDLGVSFEGAL